A stretch of the Aerosakkonema funiforme FACHB-1375 genome encodes the following:
- a CDS encoding glycosyltransferase family 4 protein yields MNILMLSSTFPYPPSRGGTEIRTFNLLKYLHQRHHITLVTQRHAGVTDTEIEELRQWVSNLVIFPLPPEPKQGGIEGLFGKAARFAESVIKATPPNVLYRYSPEIQSWVDEFVKAGKCDVITCEHSVNEIYVRPEFRKSVKTVVDIHSSVYGWIRDHLEMGASPNALRDRLYLMLLLERYEKRYSGKFDRIVVTTADDKQQFLKLRPDAPIPVIPNGVDLEIFPYRTSDPGGHKLIFVGAMDATHNIDAARFFALDVLPELQKNYPDTTFSIVGARPTAEVLALGECTGVIVTGKVASMADYLHASTVCVVPLRAGYGIKNKTLEAMAAGVPVVASDRGLEGLAVDTRDVPLRALRANRIEEYVSAIARLFEDTKLREELSKNGRSLVETEYTWERAGQLYEQVLLK; encoded by the coding sequence ATGAATATTCTCATGCTGTCGTCCACGTTCCCCTATCCACCCAGCCGAGGCGGAACGGAAATCAGAACTTTCAACCTGCTGAAATACCTGCACCAGCGCCATCATATCACGCTGGTGACCCAACGCCACGCGGGAGTAACAGATACAGAAATAGAAGAACTGCGTCAATGGGTAAGTAATCTGGTAATTTTTCCCTTACCCCCAGAACCGAAACAAGGGGGAATAGAAGGATTATTTGGTAAAGCAGCACGTTTTGCAGAATCAGTCATCAAAGCAACACCACCGAATGTTTTATACCGCTACTCACCGGAAATTCAAAGTTGGGTAGATGAGTTTGTCAAAGCTGGAAAATGCGATGTTATTACCTGCGAACACAGCGTTAATGAAATTTACGTTCGCCCTGAATTTCGCAAATCGGTTAAGACAGTTGTCGATATTCACAGTTCGGTTTATGGGTGGATTCGCGATCATTTGGAAATGGGAGCGTCACCGAATGCTTTACGCGATCGCCTTTATCTCATGCTATTATTAGAACGCTACGAGAAACGCTACTCTGGGAAATTCGATCGCATCGTCGTCACCACCGCAGACGACAAACAGCAATTCCTCAAACTCCGTCCCGACGCGCCAATCCCAGTCATTCCCAACGGCGTAGATTTAGAAATATTTCCCTATCGTACCTCCGATCCGGGAGGACATAAACTAATATTCGTTGGCGCAATGGACGCCACCCACAATATCGACGCCGCTCGTTTTTTTGCCTTAGACGTATTGCCAGAACTGCAAAAAAATTACCCCGATACAACTTTTAGCATTGTCGGCGCACGTCCGACAGCAGAAGTTTTGGCACTGGGGGAATGCACCGGAGTTATCGTTACGGGTAAAGTTGCTTCAATGGCAGATTATTTGCACGCGAGTACAGTTTGTGTTGTGCCATTGCGTGCGGGTTATGGTATTAAGAATAAAACCCTAGAAGCAATGGCAGCTGGAGTACCGGTAGTAGCGAGCGATCGCGGTTTGGAAGGACTCGCCGTGGATACTCGCGACGTACCCTTACGCGCCTTGCGAGCAAATCGCATTGAGGAATATGTGAGCGCGATCGCCCGCTTATTTGAAGATACCAAACTGCGAGAAGAACTATCGAAAAATGGGCGATCGCTTGTAGAAACAGAATACACTTGGGAACGCGCCGGTCAACTTTACGAACAGGTATTGCTAAAGTAG
- a CDS encoding fatty acid desaturase encodes MTASTIKPQNQALTLNPSELRLRHILKTLPREVFIKDRRKAWTSVAISVLLACLGYVSIAFSPWFLLPLCWIFTGTALTGFFVIGHDCGHRSFANRRWVNDLVGHTMMLPLIYPFHSWRILHNYHHAHTNKLDEDNAWQPFKPEFYGSAGRPLQWGYQAIRGWFWWVGSIAHWALLHFDWSRFEGKQRSQVKFSSLLVLVTAAIAFPILIATIGIWGFVKFWLAPWLVYHFWMSTFTLVHHTDPEIPFKPESEWNEAMAQLAGSVHCDYPRWVEILCHDINVHVPHHLSTAIPSYNLRMAHRSLKQNWGQYLRECRFSLSLMNKIVSECHLYHPQENYESFQSYHSSLKDNKK; translated from the coding sequence ATGACTGCATCGACGATCAAACCACAGAACCAGGCATTGACTCTTAACCCTTCGGAGTTACGCCTCAGACATATATTGAAAACTCTGCCGCGCGAAGTATTCATCAAGGATCGGCGAAAAGCTTGGACATCAGTTGCGATCAGCGTTTTGCTGGCTTGCCTGGGCTATGTGAGCATCGCCTTTTCACCCTGGTTTCTGTTGCCATTATGTTGGATTTTTACGGGTACGGCGCTGACTGGTTTTTTTGTGATCGGTCATGACTGTGGCCATCGTTCATTTGCCAACCGACGGTGGGTGAACGATTTGGTGGGTCACACAATGATGCTGCCTTTGATTTATCCTTTCCACAGCTGGCGCATATTGCACAATTATCACCACGCTCACACTAATAAGCTAGATGAGGATAATGCTTGGCAACCTTTTAAGCCAGAGTTTTATGGCAGTGCGGGACGCCCGTTGCAGTGGGGTTATCAGGCAATCCGAGGCTGGTTTTGGTGGGTGGGTTCGATCGCGCATTGGGCCCTTTTGCACTTTGATTGGTCGCGATTTGAGGGCAAACAGCGATCGCAAGTGAAATTTTCGTCGCTACTGGTGCTAGTAACAGCTGCGATCGCTTTCCCGATCCTAATTGCGACGATCGGCATCTGGGGCTTCGTCAAGTTCTGGTTAGCACCCTGGCTAGTTTACCATTTTTGGATGAGTACCTTTACCCTAGTACACCACACAGATCCAGAAATTCCCTTTAAGCCAGAAAGCGAGTGGAACGAAGCTATGGCCCAACTAGCTGGCAGCGTTCACTGCGACTACCCTCGTTGGGTGGAAATTCTCTGCCACGATATCAACGTTCACGTTCCCCATCACCTTTCTACTGCCATTCCTTCCTATAATCTCCGAATGGCTCATCGCAGTTTGAAACAAAATTGGGGACAGTATTTACGGGAATGCCGCTTCTCTTTGTCTTTAATGAACAAGATTGTAAGCGAGTGCCACTTGTATCATCCACAGGAGAACTACGAATCTTTCCAAAGCTACCATTCCAGTCTCAAGGACAATAAAAAATAA